A segment of the Calonectris borealis chromosome 10, bCalBor7.hap1.2, whole genome shotgun sequence genome:
CCGCAGCCGGCGAAACATGCTAACGCTATGGAGGCTGACCGAGCAAACGGTAACGAGCTCCGCCGCCTCGCCGGGGCTGCCACCCCTCTTTCTCGGTGGAGAAAAGGcaataaaaccaaagcagcaCCTGGCTGCGTTTCCCTGCTCGAAATCATCGGGAAGACCCAGCGCCCGCTGGCTCGGGGGGTGGCTGCTGGCCGGGCACGGGGCCACGGGCTCGGCCGGGGAGCCCCACTGCAGTCCCCTCTCTTGCTCCGTAGGTGCACCAGTACTACAGCTGCCTGCCCGAGGACAAGGTCCCCTACGTCAACAGCCCGGGAGAAAAATCTCGCATAAAGCAGCTTTTGCACCAGCTGCCGCCGCACGACAATGAGGTTAGTAAAGGAAAAACGTTCTCGGACACCCGTCGGGGCTGCGGGTGGGGAGGGGACGCACCTCCTGGGGTTGCTCATGGGAAGCGTGGCTGGTACTTTCTCAGCCCTttctggttttttggggggatttaCTTGGAGTTCGGTCATGTGGCTATTTAAGTGCCATATTTGCTCCCTGCTTGGATTGTgttggaggtgggggggagtTGTTTGTTTCTAAAGTTAAAATTTTTTAAATCGTTCTTCTTCAGTTCtctaaaataaaagcactttcTCAGCCCTCAGAGGCCAAAGCCATGTTAAAAGTGGCTTGAAATGCTGTTGAGATCAGCTAGAGCCAGATCCGAAGTTGCAAAAGCCTCTTCCCAAGTGCTGCTTCCGACTCACCTTGGGAGTGGGAGTGCGTGTGCCGAGGAGGGGTTTGACTCGGGCTGAGCCTCGCGAGCTGGGAGAGCCTGGCAAGCCGGAGGTTGAGTCAAGACCGGCCAGAGCAAATAAACCTTCTTGCACCTCGCAAGAAAGATGTGAGGCAGCAAAAAGGGTCCGATCTTTGACGTCCTGTTCTCGCCAGTGAGAACATTGGCTTCTGGTAGCCCACAAAATTTCCctgtgtaaacaaaaaaaaaaaaaaagattttcatgcTGCTTTCTGAAGAAGCCGCTCTGGAAAATATGTGCAGGTAACTTGTTTGATCTAGGTCAGATTTTAACGAGTTTGCCTGCGCGTGGCTGGGTGCCATGGGCACAGCGCGGTGCTGCCAGCGCCGGGGGAGCTCCAGGCACCGGGCAGGGGCTTCTTCCTGTGCACCCTTGGGCCCCAACCTCCCCGCCTGCCTTCCCTGGCAGCCGCTGAAAACCCACAGCCTCCGACAGCCGAAGAACATAGGAATAAATGCACAtgaatgctgctgctgcagcccgcGCTGCTGCAAGCTGGAGGCACGAGCTTGAATGTCTTTTCTGCAAACTGGCAGATTTTACATCCAGTTTCCCCTCATGCTCAGTTTTGCTCCTTTGAAAATTCCAGGTGCGTTGGTTGCTCATGTGAATAATCCCGCTCGGCTCCATGAGCCTGCTCTCCAAAGTAACGGAGGCTGGATTGGGCACTGGTGCTACACGGGGCCACCTTGGCTCTTCAGTCGTATTCCCCATTGAGATGCAACCAGCCAAGAGCTAAGCCTGCAGGATGAAAATAGCCAGGAAAACCTCACAGTTTCATAAGCTTTGGGGAAATGGCATCGTTCATTGTTTATATCCTcttattttacttatttcctTATTACCTTCCAACGCAGAGTTTTTGCATATGTGCAAACTTGACCCTGCGCTGGAAGAATAGTTGGAGGTCCCAAATAGTTGGAACTCCCTCGTTTACACAGGGAAAACTGGCTGCGGTCTAGAAATgccaataaaacattttaaagctgctGTAAGACCTCTGCCAtaaggagaaagcaggaaaaccATCAATCTGATTGCTGGTCCGGGTGAGACTCAGAGGACCCAACTTTTAAGACTTTCCTAGAAACCTAGTGCTTGGAGAGCAACCTTCCTCTGCCCTTTCTTCTCATCTCTACCTCTTGAAATTTTGGCCGAAGCCTGGGCTGACCGAAGCCCAGACAGCAGTGTTTCTCCAGCCTCCCCTAAGCCGAGGACGGAGTCCGTTTGTGTAACCCCCTCGCAGAGGTTTGCAGAGCCCATGGGACTGTGGCTCGCTGGCCGGGGAGCCAGGGACACCCCTAACACCGAGCATCGCTTGTGTTTTTTAGGTCCGCTATTGCAATTCGTTggatgaggaggagaagagggagctCAAACTCTTCAGCAatcaaaggaagagggaaaatttAGGGAGAGGCAATGTCCGGCCGTTCCCCGTGACCATGACGGGAGCCATCTGCGAGCAGGTGGGTAGCGGCTGACGAACTGGCACAAGCGGGGCGGCTTTTTAATTGGCAAAGTTAAGCGAAGCTGACAGAAGCAGCACtcaccccgtgccccccgccagcTACGAGCCCTGCGGTCCGTCGGGGCCCGTGCAAAGGACACCCCACAGTATTTGATGTGGAGCAGTCACGTCAGCTCCTGGCCTCGTGCAGGGGGGAAGCTGTTGATATCCTGACCGTAAAATGGGGCTGAAAAGAGATTAAGGGACACCAGAAAGGAGCTGTGAATTAGCACCTTCTTCTGCCGCAGTTGCAAAAGCAGCTGGCTGGCGATGGGCGCCAGCGGGCTCGCCCGCCCCCCGTTAATCACCGGCTTTTCTGACAGTGCGGCGGCCAGATCAACGGAGGGGACATGGCCGTCTTCGCCTCGCGAGCGGGGCACGGCGTTTGCTGGCACCCTCCCTGCTTCATCTGCAGCGTCTGCAACGAGCTGCTGGTCGACCTGATCTACTTCTACCAGGATGGGAAGATCTACTGCGGCAGGCACCACGCCGAGTGCCTCAAGCCCCGCTGCGCGGCGTGCGACGAGGTAAGAGCCAGCTGGCCCCGGCTTCTGCCACGGATGCTGCCCGCGGGGATGGCACGAGGGGGTTCCCCTCGCCAACTGGAGGGTATTTCCCCTCCATCCACCCTGACGGTGGTGGGTGCGTTAGCATAGAGAGGAGCATCTGCTCGGAGGCGTGCACACGAAATACGGTGGATTGGCTTTGCCCCAGGGTTCGTGCAAGCTTTTCCTGGGGTTTCAGGTGAGCATCTCAGGGATTTTTAGTTGCAAACTGCCTAGGGCTGTTCTGAGAGGGATCCTCATCTACACGCAGGGAGGGCTTTCCGTGAGCGTTTCCAGTAACGGCACACCCCCCGTGCTGTGTGATTTTAGCCCAGCTGTGTGTGGTGGTCCTCCCTTCTCTTCTGTTCCCCCAGAAGAAGCCTCTGGTGGGGCGAATGCTGTGTTTCCTAGAAGGCGGTAGTGTTTGAGTACGCGCCGAGCTGAAATAGGCTTTAAGAGAGGAGATTAACGGGCTATAGGAAGCTGAACAAATGGAATACAAAACGAATATAGAAAACCGTACAGTCTCGCATCTGAGCGTTTCTCAAGTGTCAATCTCTGTTTAAAAGGCTGGTGAAGGAAATTGTTCTGGCTTTTAAAGTTATGAAAACCATAGTGTGGAAAACCATATGTACTATAAAATACCACGTCCCATCTATGCAAGCGTGTAATAGTAAATATCCAAGGCTATATGCACTTCAAATATAAAGAACATTGACGTATGTATCCAATTAAATTTGTAACGTTACCAGCAAAAAAACAACTCCTAACCATTTGACTGGCCCTATTTCCTTGTGGCTTAGACTGGGTAATTTTTTTTCGTGTACTTTTTATCCTTGCAAATTCTTGTACAAGTCTTTCATTCAGCTCCTTCTTTAACACGCACTTTTTCCCCTGAAACATCCGGCACTAATTGCAAGAAGGATGAACTCTGGGGTAAGAGGAACTGCGGGGGAAAAGCTTTCGGTGTgacctgtgctggggcagggagccagggagcAGAACTGGGCCGCCGCTTGCTCCCCTGGCTTGGCTTTGGGAGCGGAGATGGCGTGGGGATGGGaagcagagacagaagaaagcaTCTGCTGAAACCATTTTGAATGGCTGCTTCACCAGCCCACCTTTAACAGccctccatgcctcagtttccccaccggTATAATGACTGCCATCAGTTAATAAGCAGACAGGCTGGGGTAGAGACGATGGTGAGGAGCCAGGTAGCCCCGTCTTCTCTCCCCTCCAGAGAGCTGCCACTTCTCCTTGTGTTTTCGCTCATCCTTTGTACTCAGGTCCCTGTTTCAGAGATGGGTAAAGCTGTTTTAGTAAGTGGCTGCTCTGTTCTTCAAAAGTCCACCAGATCGATAGGTTGTATATAAGCGTGTTTATTACCCTGATCGACCCTTCCTGCTGATGGACGTGCTTATGAGCACGTTACTGCGAGCTCTGCCTTAACGCTTTGTAGTCCATGCACTAATGCGGTCCTGAGGTATTTGCACTTTAATGAGTTTTCTTAAGAAGTGATGGGTGCCCCTGCCGCATGCCAAACCACGGGAGTTTCCCGGGCAGGACGGGAGGGTTAGCTGTAAAATTTGGAGATTGTATGAGCAAAGGGGCACAGCTGGGGTGCCCGGGCAGGAGACACGAAGGTTGGTGCCCACGTCCCAGGTCCCCTCTCTGACCAACTCTGCTTCACATTTGTGTTTCCCCCTCCACAGATCATTTTTGCCGACGAATGCACCGAGGCCGAAGGGCGGCACTGGCACATGAAGCACTTCTGCTGCTTTGAATGCGAGacggtgctgggggggcagaggtACATCATGAAGGACGGCAGGCCCTACTGCTGCAGCTGCTTCGAGTCCCTCTACGCCGAGTACTGCGACACCTGCGCCCAGCACATCGGTAGGTGCCACCGTCCCTCAGCCCCGGGGCGAGCGCGgtgcgggaggggagcggggcaaaCCTCTGCTTGGAAGGTTGTTTCTGGCAACAAGAGCTGTTGCATTAAGGCTTTGATAACAACCTGGGGCTGCGGGCAGGACTGCCTGCGGCTGGGGTCTGCACCAGCCCCGCGGCATCCAAAGAGGCTCGTGCCCCTCTCGTGTCTCACCAAGGAGCGAGCACAGTAATTTGTTTGGTTAAACCACTGCTTATCCCTTTTTGTGGTCAGAGAGGGGAGGACTATCAGAGAGCAACCTCAGGAGCTGTTGCAACTAGCGAATGCTTTCTCTGGCCTAATATaatgcatgctttttttcctttaaatctcattttcctaTAAACAGCCTGGCTCTTCGAGTCTCAGATTTTTCCCAGCCAAGCTTGCCAAAGGATCGCGTGAGTTAATAAGCTAATGACAGGAAAGATGCTTGTTCGTTGGcatcatttttgtttctgtttccctTTTTTAATCAACCTGCAGATAGATGTTCTCAGAAAGAAATAACGCATCAGAGTCGATCTACGTTTCTGGAACAGTGATTGAAAATATACTTTATTCTGGGGGCTAGCTGTCCCCCCAGCACTTGGGGGGTGGTAAGCCGGGCGGACTGGGAAGCCACCTCGCTGTTCTCCCCGATCCTGTTTGTCACTTGGCTGAGCATTTGCTCGCGGGTGGGCGGGCAGCCCTTTCTTTGTCCGTGGAGGTGAGCTCACGCGTTCAAATAATTCATAGgctgcagggaaagaaaaaaaaaaaacccaaccattttGCTCTTGTGCAGCGGCCAGATGGCACGGGGAGGAAGACTCAGGGCTTCAGCGAAGCTCTTGGAGGATGTGTTTGCTGTGACCTGCAGCACATCCTTCCCCAAAGCTCAGCTGCGGAGCGGTGAAGCAGCTGTTAGCGCTTCTTGCATCCTCCCTTCTCTCGTGCTTCCCCCATCTGCTGtcctcccctcccgccggccGGCTGGAGCCTGCTGACTGTCAGGTTTTTGGGGCAAAATGCCTGTTTTGGTGCATATCTGCACATTTCTAGGAaaggagggactgcagccattttgCTGCAAGTTGCTCATAGTAGTCACTGAGCGATGTACTTCAGAGCCGCATAAATCAGAGATAAGCGCCTGCTTAAGACTTGTAAGGCTTGGGTTGGGTAGCGGAGGCTCAGAGTAAGGAGGCTGTGCTCGTTTCTCTGTGAGATGGCTTTGGGGCATTGGAAAAGGAGCTGATAAAATCCCACCCACCGTCTTGTCTCTCTTTTGTCCACAAGCGCAGCACTCCAGtctatatataaaaacatttcgCTCATtataagggaaggaaaaaaaaccagatataCGAAAGCTAATTTAGCTTGGAATAAAACGGACCGTTAACGTAGTGTTCATGTATAAATTATGCGGTGGCATTCGGCCCTCCCAGCAGCGGGGCCACGGCGGGTGTGCGAGCACGTGCTGTGCACACGTGCAGCATAGCACCCCGCTGCGCCGGCCAGCCCGCGCCGTGCGCGGCAGTTTCTCAGGTAACGGGGGCTTTTGCCATGAATGGCAGCTTAAACAGGCGAATAAATGTTATAATTGAAACCTCGGGAGCTTTGCTCACAGCTCTGAGAGCAATGTGCATGCAGCAGTCATGCTCCACGGCTCTGGACGGTGCCTGCGAGCAGCCCCGGGGTTTCGGTGGCGGGGGACAGGCTCGGTTTTGGTGGCAGGGGACAGGCTCTCTGCATCAATTCCTGTACTTAACGCAGGGGGAAACACGGGGAACGTGGCTGGGTGCGAGGCAAGGGGGTGCACTCAGATCCCTGGGGCTGGCTCTTTCTGCTCCCTTTCAGAGAAGGGGCCCCAGTAGCCAAAATAAAGTTAGGATGGGGCCGCAGCAGCAGCGAGGGACAGGGATGCGATCTGCTCTGTTACATACTTAACCAAGGCAGCACAAATTCCTCATTGTGGTTCGGTTggaggctttttggtttttttcaaacaGGCAGCGTATTACTGCTTTGACTTCAAGGACTTTATGGAGAACTTCTTGCATTCCTTTGCTTTATGATCGGAAATTTCCCCATTTAATACAAAGTAGCTTGAGGCTCGGTTCTGCTGCCTTTCCCAACATTGAGCAACTCCTGAGCAAAGGCCTGCAGCCTGCAAGGAATTAGAAATGGGCTTAATTTCATGTGCCCGGAGAAGCCCTGCTGAAGGGCTTTCGAGAGCGAGCCCGGGTGTGTGTCACTTGTAGGGGATGTGCGTGTTAAGTGCAGCACAAAGTGATGGAGGAGACGagaggacgagaggagatggcctcaagttgcgccaagggaggtttagattggacattaggaaaaatttctttactgaaagagtggtcaggccttggaacaggctgcccagggaagtggtggagtccccatccctggaagtatttaaaagacgtgtagatgaggcacttagggacatcgtgtagtgggcatggtggtgttgcgttgacggttggactcgatgatcttagaggtcttttccaaccttaatgattctatgtacGTGGTATAACTCTGACACTGTGCGTCTTCCCTCTCAAGGTATCGACCAGGGCCAGATGACATACGACGGCCAGCACTGGCACGCCACCGAGACCTGCTTCTGCTGCGCGCAGTGCAAGAAGTCCCTGCTGGGACGGCCCTTCCTGCCCAAGCAGGGGCAGATCTTCTGCTCCAGGGCCTGCAGCGTCGGCGACGACCCCAACGGCTCCGACTCCTCCGACTCGGCTTTCCAGAGCGCGCGAGCCAAGGAGTCCCGCCGCAGCGCCAAGATTGGCAAGAACAAGGGGAAAGGCGAGGAGGGGGCGCGCAGCCCATGCAACCAGCTGCAGGTCACCTCCAACCGCCTCTCCACCGACGTGGACCCGCTGTCCCTGCAGATGGATTTGCTGAGCCTGGCCAGCCAGACGCCAAGCCTCAACAGGGAGCACTTGTGGAGGAGCCGGGATGAGCTCTACCACTACGGGAGCAAAATGGAGCAAAGTCAGTCCCAAAGCCCTTTGCAGCTTCTCAGCCAGTGCAACATAAGGACCTCCTATAACCCCAGCCAGGTCCCGGGCTCACAGCCGGATTTATGGGCGAAACATTTCAGCAACCCAAAGCGGAGCTCCTCGCTGGCGATGAAGAGCCACGGCGGCAGCTTCATCCAGGACTGCAGAGAGGACTACTACTCGGGGAGGCTTCGCTCGCAGGAGAGCTACAGCGACATGTCCAACCAGAGCTTCCCCGAGACCAGAGGAAGCCTCAAAGTCCCCAAGTacgaagaggaagaggaaggcgggATGCCGACGCCGCAGTGCCGCACCCGGCACCCCATCAACACCCTCAAGTTCACAGAGGACCTGACGCCCACCGAGCAGACTCCCCGTGGCTCCATGGAGTCCCTTGCGCTCTCCAACGCAACAGGTACGTCACCCCCGCTTCTGTCACCCTGCGGCCACCCCAGGTCCCTTGTGCTCCGGGTCAGTGCCACAGCAGGTGTCTTCCCGTTATGGGGGTGACCGGCAGGTTGGGGACCGCCGCTCGGTGCCATGGGCTTGCCTGCCCGGCCCCGGTGTGCCTGGCAGCCCCCTCTCgcttttgcttgcttgtttaccAAATGCAGGGCTTTATAGACGGCTGGCCTTTCCGTGTAgctcaaaacaaatgttttcaagcTCTTTAATCCTCCCTTTTgtgaagaggggggaaaaatcaaGGCCAGCTGCTAACGCAGAGGCAGATTCCAGGCTTCAGCGCTTGAAGGACTGCTGTCAGCTGCCCTGGggggctaaaaatatttttaaatgctttgaaatagGCCCAGTTAACCCCTTTTGCATGTTACGCAGTCCTCGAGCACATGACAAGTTAAAAGAAATTCCTCCCCCTCTGTGCACggctctttttctcctcttccccagtcCCCTGGTAGAAATTGCAGGGAAAAGCCAGGTGAGGTGCTTGTCCCATCGGGCTGAGCCTGTTTCTCATGACCGCATCCCAGGGTAATATTTCTCAGCCCTTTCACCCCAAACGTGTTTTGGGTTTCATTTTGCggctgcagggatgggggtgtGTGCACGGACGTGTCTGCGGCAGGGGTCTGGTCCGCAGCCCAGCGTGGGGAGGCTCGGACCCCTGCCCACGCCGTCCTTCTGCAGCCTACTGTAGCTTGCGTTATCGGACGGCTGCGCTCGTCTGGCACAGCTATCGCTTGCTTCCAAGTCCCTCAGCAGAAaacttctcagaaaagaaaataccgAGCCCGGTTTGTTCGCCAGAGATACtgccttgcttttttcttcaccGCTCCCCAGCTTTTTTCCGTTGCAGCCAAACACTGCTTGTCCTGCGCCTGCCCCCTGCAAAATGGAATCCGTCTGTCTTGCTGTCACCGGCAGCGAGCAGCCTGCGGGGTGTTTAGTACCCGGTCCCGAGGGCCTCCGGCGGGGTGCTGGCAGCGGCTGGTGGGGATGCGCCGGCGAGCATCGCCCGGCCCCCGGAGAGCTGAGCGCTGCTGAAGCCGAGCTCTGTGCCTCTGCCCCGCCTGGACGGACAGGTTTGCTCTGCTGCGCCCGTGCCTCCTCGCCCCGCTTCCGTGTGTTTGTTTAGGGAAGTTGCCAGCCACGTGCCAAGATGTGAAATGATCTCTGTGTTCAGCCAGGATCCCCCTAACCGGCGAGTGGtaaagcagggagggagaggagaagctaATGAGCTGGAGAGGGTTTTGCTCAAACAGCCTCAGAtatacacagaggaaaaaatagatgTGAAATGGCAAGGGACTTGGGAATTGCTCTTCAAAACAAGGTTCTCCGAAGCAAAGCCCCACAATTCCAAAGCCGCTCGTGTTCCTGAAAACTTGTGTTGTGTAAAACCCCGCCAGTACAGAGTCTTGAGCAACATCGAGTTGGGATGAGCAATCCCTGAATGCTGAAGCGGTTGTTGCATGCTTTGGAGCTGAAGTGTAACAAGTTATCGGGGATACAGGGCAAGAGACGAGAAACGTGGCAAGGCCTTCATATTAGAGTGAAAATCATCCTGTCTTTCATTTTAGAAACTCCTTTTTAAAATGCTGGGAGGGAGATCTTCCAAAGGCATCCGTCCTCCATACGTAGCCACAGTATGAATTTCCTTACGGGCAGTGCCTCCCTTAACGACTcacttctttcctgctttctggAGCAGATGCTCAGCATGATGGGGCTTGCAACGAATTTAAGCAGTTCCTCTGCAGAGTGAGGtgataacatttttattaatgtgtAAGATTCTGATAATTTTCCTTGCTCTGGGACCTGGCTCAGCTCGAGCTGGGGGGCACTGCGGCAGTAACAGGCAGCTCCCCCAGGGCCGTGTGTGCAATTATGGAGGACACATTTATCATCCCATTTAATTGGCAGCGTTTTGAAGACAGGGAGATTCAGTGACCTGGCTGAGGTCTGCGGGAGAGCGGGTTACCCAGCAAACACCCCCCTGAAGCTCCCTCCAACGCAGCCTGGGGCAGAGCCTGTGCCCTCTgccctgcacagcccagctctgcgtCGCAAGAAACTCCCAGGCATCCAGATACGACGTCCCTTTGAGCTACTGGTGCTGCACAGTTGCTCCACcgtataaaatgaaataattcacgCCGCATCCATCTAACATTTTATGGCATCGCTGAAAACGTTCTTTTTTTATAGGGAGCCGAAGGGCAAACAGTCCCTGACCTGCAGAGCACACGTTAAAAGCTGGTCCCTCCCTGGCAGCAGATTTTGCTGTGATGTTTCTATTACGACTGAAGTACTAATTAGCTGGAGACGTCAGTAAAAGCAGATAATGCATAGGGTGTGCGGCGGTAGTCCCTGTCCTCTGGCCAGAAGGCTGTGAACAGATGTTGT
Coding sequences within it:
- the PRICKLE2 gene encoding prickle-like protein 2; its protein translation is MFGRGSRKRLSGRSLTASGEPERGQPCTTCGDQCPGFALHKWRKICLHCKCSQEEHIVTVMPLEMEKTVTKLMFDFQRNSTSDDDSGCALEEYAWVPPGLKPEQVHQYYSCLPEDKVPYVNSPGEKSRIKQLLHQLPPHDNEVRYCNSLDEEEKRELKLFSNQRKRENLGRGNVRPFPVTMTGAICEQCGGQINGGDMAVFASRAGHGVCWHPPCFICSVCNELLVDLIYFYQDGKIYCGRHHAECLKPRCAACDEIIFADECTEAEGRHWHMKHFCCFECETVLGGQRYIMKDGRPYCCSCFESLYAEYCDTCAQHIGIDQGQMTYDGQHWHATETCFCCAQCKKSLLGRPFLPKQGQIFCSRACSVGDDPNGSDSSDSAFQSARAKESRRSAKIGKNKGKGEEGARSPCNQLQVTSNRLSTDVDPLSLQMDLLSLASQTPSLNREHLWRSRDELYHYGSKMEQSQSQSPLQLLSQCNIRTSYNPSQVPGSQPDLWAKHFSNPKRSSSLAMKSHGGSFIQDCREDYYSGRLRSQESYSDMSNQSFPETRGSLKVPKYEEEEEGGMPTPQCRTRHPINTLKFTEDLTPTEQTPRGSMESLALSNATGLSADGGAKRQEHLSRFSMPDLSKDSGMNVSEKMSNMGTLNSSMQFRSAESVRSLLSVQQYQDMEPNLHDLASPLGYRERPSHQMHQSFDYGSGVPGGKLGAQEGSRRAPMSERTRRRTNLRDDDRHYRPHRPRRSRRSRSDNALHLASEQCCRLKERPSLRAREDYDQFMHQRSCRETVEQGPRRDVYGHCPRTVSDLALQNHLGERWGPYFAEYDWCSTCSSSSESDNEGYFLGEPIPQPARLRYVTSEELLHKYGSYSMPKSSTLGGRGQLHSRKRQKSKNCIIS